Below is a window of Pseudomonas sp. B21-040 DNA.
CTTCGATCAGGTTGTAATGCCAGCCATGCTGTTCTGCCATCACGACAAAACCGCGAATGAACTTGGCTTCATTGACCCGGCTCGGCAGGGCGGTTTCCCGTTGGCGGCCTTCGCTCGGCCAACCGGTTTCGCCAATCATCACGTCTTTGGGCGCGAACTTGTTGCCGAAAACCTGGCGCACTTCGGCCACATGTTGCAGGGCCGCGTCGATGTTCGAGGGATCATCTTCCCAGTACGGCAGTAAGTGGATGGTCAGGAAGTCCACCGCCGGGGCGATTTCCGGGTGCTTGAGCCAGAACTCCCAGACGTCGGCGTAAGTGACCGGCTGCTTGACCTGACTTTTGACCTTGTTAATAAGCCTGGCCAGCTGCGCGCCGGTGACTTCTTTGCGCAGCAAGGTTTCATTGCCGACGATGACCGAGGTCACCACGTCGGCGTTGGCATTGGCCGAGGCGATCAGCAGGTCGACTTCTTTCTCGGTGTCCACCGGGTTGCTGTTGACCCAGGCGCCGATCATCAGTTTCAAGCCATGTTTGCGCGCCAGGTCGGGCAGGGCCTCGAGGCCGGTCATGGAATAGGTGCGGATGCATTCGAAGCTTTTGGCCAGCAGCGCGAGGTCGGCGTCCATGCGTTCCGGACGCAACTTGAACGGAACATCGAACGGCGATTGATCTTTGTCGAACGGGGTGTAGGAGGCGCATTGCAGTTTGTGTGTCGCGCTGGCCACGTCCGGCAGAATCACCGGTTTGCCGAGGCCGTACCAAAAGCCGCCGAAGGCAAACAACCCCAGCAGACAGGCGAACAGGTAAGCAAAAAAAGGAAAGCGTGATGTCGCGGGCATGGTCAGGCCGTCTGAGAGCAAAGCCGCGCATGTTACCTGCATTTCTCCCGGCTCAGGTGGCCTGCATGGTTTTGACATGCAAAGTTCGGGCGGGACGACCGAGGCGTTTGCGCCGCTCAAGATTAATGGCGTTCTGATGTCGTTTCTCGATGCCTTGATGTCGCTGGCAGAGCAGGTCGCTATTGTCGCGAGGTTGATTATCGAAGCATCAGTGCTCTCATAGATAAATCACGCTGATGTTCGAACGAGTTTGCGGTGGGCGTGATGAGGGCGCTGTGCACCATAACAATACGTTGACGCGACTCGGCATCCGTCGAGCGCAGCACTTTCGGGGAAGTAACGATGAAGATGCGACGACTTTTAGGTGCAGGTGCCGCTCTGGTGCTTGCGATTGGCTCCACCATGGCCAATGCCGAGAGCAAAACCCTGAGCATCGGTTACGTTGACGGTTGGTCCGACAGCGTCGCGACGACCCACGTAGCGGCTGAAGTGATCAAACAGAAACTGGGTTATGACGTGAAACTGCAAGCCGTCGCGACCGGGATCATGTGGCAGGGTGTGGCCACGGGCAAACTCGATGCCATGCTGTCGGCCTGGTTGCCGGTGACACACGGTGATTACTGGACCAAGAACAAGGATCAGGTCGTCGATTACGGTCCGAACTTCAAAGACGCAAAAATCGGCCTGATCGTGCCGGAGTACGTCAAAGCCAAAACCGTCGGCGATCTGAAAACCGACGACAGCTTCAAAAACCGCATTGTCGGCATCGACGCCGGTTCAGGCGTGATGCTCAAGACCGAACAGGCAATCAAGGACTACGACCTGACCGGGTATCAACTCAAGGCCAGTTCCGGCGCCGGCATGATTGCCGAGCTGACCCGTGCCGAGAAGAAAAACGAATCCATTGCCGTGACCGGATGGGTGCCGCACTGGATGTTCGCCAAGTGGAAGCTGCGCTTCCTGGAAGATCCGAAAGGCGTTTATGGCGCCGCTGAAACCGTAAACAGCATCGGCAGCAAAGAACTCGCCACCAAGGCACCGGAAGTGGCCAAGTTCCTGAAGAACTTCCAGTGGGCGTCGAAAGATGAAATCGGCGAAGTCATGCTGGCAATCCAGGATGGTGCCAAGCCGGAAGCCGCGGCGAAGGATTGGGTGGCCAAACACCCGGAACGTGTTGCCGACTGGACCAAATGATTTGATTTGACGCGTCTGGTCAGCACTTCTGAAGGCCGCTTGGCATAACCGCCAAGCGGCCTTTTGCGTTTCTGTAGGAGCCCGGCTTGCCTGCGATGGCGGTCTCAAAATCGCCATCGCCGGCAAGCCGGGCTCCTACAGGAAACAAAACAGTCATGTCGTTCTAATACTAAGGTCGTCTGGAACCTGTATCGCAGCCGCATAGAGTGGATAACGTTCTAACAATAATCTGTGCTGCGAGGATAAAAACAATGAACGACAGCATTTACCTCTCGATTCAAAACAGCCCGCGCTTCAAGGAGCTGGTCAGCAAGAGGGAGCGATTCGCCTGGATTCTTTCGGCAATCATGCTTGGGCTTTACTCCGGATTCATCCTTTTGATTGCTTACGGGCCGCAGGTGCTGGGGGCGAAAATCACCCCTGAGTCTTCGATTACCTGGGGGATACCCATTGGTGTCGGGCTGATTGTCTCGGCCTTTGTCCTGACTGCAATCTACGTACGACGCGCCAATGGCGAATTCGACGACCTGAACAATGCGATTCTCAAGGAGGCTCAGCAATGATCCGGCGTCTAATGGCTCTATTGAGCATCGCAGCCTTTGCCCCGGCCGTTTGGGCGGGTGAAGCCCTGACCGGCGAAGTGCATAAACAACCGCTCAACGTTTCCGCCATTTTGATGTTCGTGGCGTTTGTCGGTTTGACCCTGTGCATCACCTATTGGGCTTCCAAGCGCAACAATTCTGCTGCCGACTATTATGCGGCGGGCGGCAAGATCACTGGTTTCCAGAACGGTCTGGCGATTGCCGGTGACTACATGTCCGCGGCGTCCTTCCTGGGGATTTCCGCCCTGGTATTCACCTCCGGCTACGACGGCCTGATCTACTCGATCGGCTTCCTGGTGGGCTGGCCGATCAT
It encodes the following:
- a CDS encoding beta (1-6) glucans synthase, translating into MQVTCAALLSDGLTMPATSRFPFFAYLFACLLGLFAFGGFWYGLGKPVILPDVASATHKLQCASYTPFDKDQSPFDVPFKLRPERMDADLALLAKSFECIRTYSMTGLEALPDLARKHGLKLMIGAWVNSNPVDTEKEVDLLIASANANADVVTSVIVGNETLLRKEVTGAQLARLINKVKSQVKQPVTYADVWEFWLKHPEIAPAVDFLTIHLLPYWEDDPSNIDAALQHVAEVRQVFGNKFAPKDVMIGETGWPSEGRQRETALPSRVNEAKFIRGFVVMAEQHGWHYNLIEAFDQPWKRASEGAVGGYWGLFDADRQDKGVLAGPVSNVPYWSQWLAVGVVIFFGTLMLGGRVRSTRAALVLPLLGALAACSIGAWGDLARVTTRFASEWLWVALLTVLNLLVLTHAALTLSARTGWRERAFNALERRAGWLLAAAGFAAAVMMLELVFDPRYRSFPSVAFILPALVYLCRPVSVPRREIALLTFIIGAGIAPQLFREGLHNQQAWGWALVSGLMVAALWRSLRVRNR
- a CDS encoding glycine betaine ABC transporter substrate-binding protein, giving the protein MKMRRLLGAGAALVLAIGSTMANAESKTLSIGYVDGWSDSVATTHVAAEVIKQKLGYDVKLQAVATGIMWQGVATGKLDAMLSAWLPVTHGDYWTKNKDQVVDYGPNFKDAKIGLIVPEYVKAKTVGDLKTDDSFKNRIVGIDAGSGVMLKTEQAIKDYDLTGYQLKASSGAGMIAELTRAEKKNESIAVTGWVPHWMFAKWKLRFLEDPKGVYGAAETVNSIGSKELATKAPEVAKFLKNFQWASKDEIGEVMLAIQDGAKPEAAAKDWVAKHPERVADWTK
- a CDS encoding DUF485 domain-containing protein, which produces MNDSIYLSIQNSPRFKELVSKRERFAWILSAIMLGLYSGFILLIAYGPQVLGAKITPESSITWGIPIGVGLIVSAFVLTAIYVRRANGEFDDLNNAILKEAQQ